The genomic window CTACATTATGTTTTTTAAAAGATGTTGAAAAAGCTTTAAAAGAAATTAAAAGAGTATTAAAGCCAGGAGGTTATTTAATTATAGGTATGATAGATAAGAATAGTAAATTAGGAAAAATTTATGAAGCCAAAAAAGATAAGAGTAAATTTTATAAAGATGCAAATTTTTTCTCCTTAGATGAAGTTATAGAGTTATTAAAGAGATTTGGATTTAAAGATATAGAGTATGAAAGAGTGAGGTTATCAGAGGAAGATGATGGAAGTTATGTGATAATCAGGGCTAAGTGATAACTTATGAGAGTAACCATATATTCTCCTCATGTTTATACATATGGGGCAATGCTTATTGGAGGAATATTGAAAAATAAGTATAAAGTTAGATTATTAAGAGAATTAGATAAAACAGTTTTTTTAAAATCAGATGTAGTTATTTTCAGTTTATATTCAACTTTACATATCTTAGATAAAAATATTAGAGAAGCTATAGATTTTTTAAAAAGGGCTAAAAAGAAGGTGTATATTGCAGGATGTGTTTCAATGTATCCAGAAATTATTTTAAATGAGTTAAATGTTGATGGGGTTATAGTTGGTGAAGGTGAGATAACTACTCCCAGAATATTGGAAGGAGATAAGGAGGGATTGGCATATAAGGAAGGGGATGAGATTGTAATAAACTATCCTAAAGAAAAACCTGATTTAAACCATCCACTTCCTTTAATCCCAAAAGATATAGGAAAACAAAGTATAAGAGGAGCTAATGTATATATTGAAACACATAGAGGTTGTTTAGGCAATTGTACATTTTGCCAAGTTCCCAAGTTTTTTGGAAAACAGATAAGAAGTAGAGAAATAGAAGATATTGTTAGGGAAGTTAAAGAGTTTAAAAAATATGGAGCTAAAAGAATAGCAATAAGTGGGGGAACTGGAAGTTTGTATGGGTTTAAAAAATCCATGGAAAAAGAAAAGTTTATAGAACTTTTAGAAAAGATATCTTCTATTTTAGGAAAAAACAACTTATCTGTTCCAGATATGAGAGTTGATTATGTTGATGAAGATATATTAAAAGCTATTAAAGATTATACAATTGGATGGGTGTTTTATGGTATAGAGAGTGGAAGTGATAAGATATTAAAAGATATGAAAAAAGGAACCAATAGAGAAAAAAATTTATATGCTATACAGTTGGCTAAAGAAATGGGTGTAAAAGTTGCTGGTAGTTTTATTGTAGCTTATCCAACAGAGAGTGAAAAAGATTATTTGCTTACTAAAGACTTTATTGCTGAAGCTGAGTTAGATGATATTTTTGTTTCTATAGCTGAACCTATTCCAAAAACTGAGATGTGTGATTTAATATTAGATATGAATAAAGAAGATTTACTATTATATAAAACATATAACCATAATTTGAGTGTAGCAGAGTTCAGATGCTATGATCTTTTAGTATATGGGGAAATGTTTAAACCTAACCCAAGACTTTCTCCTTATTTATATAAAATATATCTAAATGAAGCTAAACAACAAGGAGAAGACATTAGAAAAATTATAGATATTATTTTCAAATATAAGGATATAATAAAATAATTACATAGGTTTCCATCCTTGTTTTAATGGATGAGTGATTCAAACTAAAGAGTAGGTGATATTATGGCGGCACAAGGGGGAAATTTCCATCCTTGTTTTAATGGATGAGCGATTCAAACGTTCAGAATATACAAGTATTGATAGCGTGGATTTAACCGATTATTAGTTTCCATCCTTGTTTTAATGGATGAGTGATTCAAACTGGATAAGTATAATATTAGTTTATGGGAATATAGAGTTTCCATCCTTGTTTTAATGGATAAGCGATTCAAACCCTATGCAACCACTAATTATATTCGCCAAAACTCCTATATAAACCTTTCTTTTTCAACAAGATTTTTCTTACTGCCCAATTATTAAAACCTTTATAAAGTTAAGAAAGATTATGCAAATTATTTATAAATATAACGCACAACTGTATTATAAAATATAAACAATTAGAACTTACCTAACTAAAATAAAAACAAACTAAACATAAAACTATAAAAATAAATATCTAAAATAATTAAAAAAATCTCAATTTTACTTAGAAAAAATCATTATTACTTTTTCCCAATTTTCTCATACAAATTTTAGCAAGAGGGTATATAAAGGCAAGAAAAGTTAATATAAGTTATTAAAAATCTTTATATTTATAAATTTTATCCTGTTTTATTAATGCTTCAATAACTGACCTCTTTACAGCTTTAGCTATCATTTCCCCCATTTTTGTATGCCCTCCAGTGTAATCTACTTTTCTTCCAAAACCTTTAACAACAATAACATTATCCGTTCCCGTACCTGTAGCTAATAACTCAGGATGTTTTGTGCTTCTAACATCTAACTCCTGAAAAGCATTAGTTTTTGCTTCTGTAATAGTTATTATTGCCCTAGCCATTGCCCCATCTGTTAAATCTGCATTGGTTATTACAATAATATTAACTGTCCCATATTTCTCCAAAGGTATAAGCTTATCCCCCTCTATTTTATAAGTTCTAAAATCCTTTTCAATATAATCTGCTTCTTCATCCCCTAACCTAATAGCATTATCCTTAGCCCCTGCAGTAGTTAATGCTACAACATAAAATTCATCAAACTTTTCAATGGCTATAGCTAAATTATCCATATCAGCAGCAGTAGTTAAAATAGCTATATCCTTCTCATCAATTTTTAAGCTATCTAAAACTCTTTTTAAATAATCTTTATAGTTATATCTATGAATTCTCCTCCAGTCAGGTAGTGAGTGATTAGCAACATACTTCACATTTTTAAATCCTTCTTTAGTTGATAAAACTCTCCTTCTTCTTTCAAACTCCACTAAAAGAGTCTTAGCTTCCATAACCTTTCCAAAAACATCTACATTATGCCTAACAACCTTAGCTTCAAAATCATCCATTTTTAACAAGATCCCACCAAAAAATTAAAAAATCCTTGTTAATATTTAAAATTTTCTTTAAAATTTAAAATATGATTATTTTATCATAAATCTTTTCAGGGATTTTTATTATGTTTTCATAAAATTCTAAGATCTTTTTTGCATTACCTTCAACTATATATGTTTCAATCTTTTTATTTTTACCACATGATGTTTTTATATAAGATTGATTAATAGAATTGATGATATCTTTATATTCCAAAAATAGTTTTTCCAAAAATTCTATATTTTCCTTATTTGGGGAATAAACTAATATTATAATTCCTCCAACTTCTTTATCCTCTAGAGGTAAATTACTCTCCAATATATATTTCCTTATAGCATCCCTAATAAGCTCACTTCTACTAGAATATCCTTTCCTTTTCATTAATCTATCAATCTCTCCTAATAGAAACTTTGGTAAAGACAAACTCACCCTTTCAACATTAACCATATTTATCACATTTTATTTTTATAATCTTATTTTTATATAAGAAGAGATTAATTATATACAATTATATACAATAAATAACACCTTAGGTAGAGATTATGAAAAATGATATATTTAAAAAGTTTATAAAAATCATAGATTTAATTGAAGGAGGGGAGTTTAAAACTGCAGAGGAGGAGCTTTTGAAATTATCTGAAGAGTATCCAAACAATCCATTAATTTATTATTTACTTGGAAAAGTAAATACATATAAAAAATTTTCTAAATTATTAAAGTTTGAAAAAGTCCATATTCCTATAGAATTTTTAAAATATCCAAAAACTACATATGACATACTTAAATTAGCTTTAACTCCTGAATATAGAGAAGCTATGCTCTCTATAGAGAGGGGAGATTATTATAAAGCAATAGAGGATTTTAAAAAATTAACAAAAATTGATGGAGAGTTTGTTACACCTTGGTTATATAAGGCTTTATTGTATGAGATGATAGGAGATCTTGAAAATGCTTTAATGGCTATAAATAAGGTGTTAGAGTTAAACAAGAAAGATGCATTAGCTTGGTATATAAAGGGAAGAATTCTAAGAAAATTAGGAAGATATAATGAGGCTTTGGAAGCTTTATATAATGCCATTACATTAGATAAAAATTTAGTTAATGTCTTAAAAGAATTGGGATATACTAATTTAATAATAGGTGATTATAAAAAAGCTTTAAAATGGTTAAATGATTACTTGAAAAAAGTGCCAAATGACCCAGAAGCACTGTTCTATAAAGCTATAGCATACAAAGGGTTAGGTAAATTGGAAGAAGCTTTAAAGATTTTAGATGGTATTATAGATAAAGGAACAAATGTTTTTATAAAAACCACATCAATGCTTATAAAAGCTAGTATATTGGAAAGATTAGGTAAAGTAGAAGAAGCTGTCAAAGTATATAATGAAATCTTAAAAAAATAAGTTTATTATATTAGATTTAATATATATAATTTTGGTGAATGGTATGAATATAAATGAACTAATATTAAATGCCATTAAAAGTATAGATTATGGGGATACAGAGAGTGCAAAAAAGTTTATTGAAAAAGCTTTAGAGTTAGATCCAAATAATACTTTAGCTAAATATATAAGAGATAAAATATATGATTTAGAACCACATATGGGATGCTGTAATTTCATGTTAGGAAACTTTGAGAGGGCAGCATATACAAAAGACACATTTCCAGAAGAAACACACATATGTTTTTTACAACCATATAGAAGAGCAATGGCATTAGTAGAATTAGGAGAATATGATAAAGCTTTAAAAGCTTTAGATGATTTAATAAAAGTAAAAAAGGATTTTGTTCCTGCATGGAGACAGAAAGCAGTTTTATTAGAAACTTTAGGAAGATATGAAGAAGCTTTAAAATGTATAGATGTAATATTAAGCTTAAACAGTTTTGATATCTTTGCATTGTATTTGAAAGGTAAGATTCTAAAACAGCTTGGTAGATTTAAAGAAGCTTTAGAATATCTATACAAAGCTGTTAATTTAAACAAAGATTTGATTTTAGCTTACAAAGACATAGCTTACTGTGAGTTAATAATTGGAAATTATAGAAATGCATTAGA from Methanocaldococcus villosus KIN24-T80 includes these protein-coding regions:
- a CDS encoding tetratricopeptide repeat protein encodes the protein MKNDIFKKFIKIIDLIEGGEFKTAEEELLKLSEEYPNNPLIYYLLGKVNTYKKFSKLLKFEKVHIPIEFLKYPKTTYDILKLALTPEYREAMLSIERGDYYKAIEDFKKLTKIDGEFVTPWLYKALLYEMIGDLENALMAINKVLELNKKDALAWYIKGRILRKLGRYNEALEALYNAITLDKNLVNVLKELGYTNLIIGDYKKALKWLNDYLKKVPNDPEALFYKAIAYKGLGKLEEALKILDGIIDKGTNVFIKTTSMLIKASILERLGKVEEAVKVYNEILKK
- a CDS encoding tetratricopeptide repeat protein, which produces MNINELILNAIKSIDYGDTESAKKFIEKALELDPNNTLAKYIRDKIYDLEPHMGCCNFMLGNFERAAYTKDTFPEETHICFLQPYRRAMALVELGEYDKALKALDDLIKVKKDFVPAWRQKAVLLETLGRYEEALKCIDVILSLNSFDIFALYLKGKILKQLGRFKEALEYLYKAVNLNKDLILAYKDIAYCELIIGNYRNALEWLNKYLEKVPNDNEALFYLALAYEGLKEDEKAIKILDKVIKRAKNKNLLLYKNAILLKAKILERNGKLDEAIELYNKALEK
- a CDS encoding adenosylcobinamide amidohydrolase encodes the protein MDDFEAKVVRHNVDVFGKVMEAKTLLVEFERRRRVLSTKEGFKNVKYVANHSLPDWRRIHRYNYKDYLKRVLDSLKIDEKDIAILTTAADMDNLAIAIEKFDEFYVVALTTAGAKDNAIRLGDEEADYIEKDFRTYKIEGDKLIPLEKYGTVNIIVITNADLTDGAMARAIITITEAKTNAFQELDVRSTKHPELLATGTGTDNVIVVKGFGRKVDYTGGHTKMGEMIAKAVKRSVIEALIKQDKIYKYKDF
- a CDS encoding methyl-coenzyme M reductase glutamine C-methyltransferase; amino-acid sequence: MRVTIYSPHVYTYGAMLIGGILKNKYKVRLLRELDKTVFLKSDVVIFSLYSTLHILDKNIREAIDFLKRAKKKVYIAGCVSMYPEIILNELNVDGVIVGEGEITTPRILEGDKEGLAYKEGDEIVINYPKEKPDLNHPLPLIPKDIGKQSIRGANVYIETHRGCLGNCTFCQVPKFFGKQIRSREIEDIVREVKEFKKYGAKRIAISGGTGSLYGFKKSMEKEKFIELLEKISSILGKNNLSVPDMRVDYVDEDILKAIKDYTIGWVFYGIESGSDKILKDMKKGTNREKNLYAIQLAKEMGVKVAGSFIVAYPTESEKDYLLTKDFIAEAELDDIFVSIAEPIPKTEMCDLILDMNKEDLLLYKTYNHNLSVAEFRCYDLLVYGEMFKPNPRLSPYLYKIYLNEAKQQGEDIRKIIDIIFKYKDIIK
- a CDS encoding methyltransferase domain-containing protein; the encoded protein is TLCFLKDVEKALKEIKRVLKPGGYLIIGMIDKNSKLGKIYEAKKDKSKFYKDANFFSLDEVIELLKRFGFKDIEYERVRLSEEDDGSYVIIRAK
- a CDS encoding CopG family ribbon-helix-helix protein yields the protein MVNVERVSLSLPKFLLGEIDRLMKRKGYSSRSELIRDAIRKYILESNLPLEDKEVGGIIILVYSPNKENIEFLEKLFLEYKDIINSINQSYIKTSCGKNKKIETYIVEGNAKKILEFYENIIKIPEKIYDKIIIF